The Hevea brasiliensis isolate MT/VB/25A 57/8 chromosome 9, ASM3005281v1, whole genome shotgun sequence nucleotide sequence tttaacttGAAAAAATTGTATTTAACAAAGAAAATCAAGGCAAAAATAATATGATTACGTAGGAATTAAATTGGATTATTTTTTACAAATGATTTTTTTCCAAATAAAGtataaattaatcaattagttattaatttaattagtacactattaaaaaattaattaaaaaaatgtacttattaatataaattaataaatttttaatttcaaaattaaaccATCAATGTTTATGTTcacatatattttaataatagttttaaaatttatataaaaatattaaaaattttgaaattctaatattaaaattaaatattattttttaatatttataaatagaaaatattttataaataagtaATTATCttgttaatatttataaaatattaattatatatcacaAATACATaagtatattaatttataaaaattgttatattattatagataaaaattataattaaatagtattttattttgttattcaatataaattttaattttaagtattaaaatactttttttacttttttaattttaaaattatgtatCCAATCAacgaataattaaattatatgcatcatcaatttttttttaaaattttaattcaatttagtgTTCGAATCATTGATTTATTAGATGGACCTACCGAACCGAGTCTAATAATAGTAATCGGCTCTCTGTATTTGTGGGCTTTGAACGCAATTGAGATATCCAAATTGCCCACTACGCAGTTTGATCCAATTTTCTTTGTTTTCTAATGACACTTGTTAATTCAAGATAACTGTTTGGTAGCGAGGAAAAGGGAGATGAAACTGATAGAAAAAGtggggaaaaaaaaaacttagaaaatACCAATTGAATTAACATTTTCTTAAGCATTTTCTTGAATTGTAAAATGTAATAACAGTCAACTAATCTTTAATTAAAGTTGGATACATAATCTTTTtgtcatttaatttttattaaaaattaattacgaAAAAAATTATAGCTTGGCTTTGGATTAACctgtgctcaccactttaaaatgaGCTTTAGCCCATTGGGCCATGATGGAAATGGGTTCAAAATAAACCCAGAAAAGCaagtaaaagaagaaaaaggattTTTAGACACTTGCAGCTGGAAACCAAGAATATGATttagaggggaaaaaaaaaaaaaaaaaaaaaaatatatatatatatatatatatatatatatatatagtctttAGTCCTCTATTGCTTCTTAATATTGGTTGTTACCACATGAGGTCAGTAATAGATataatttctaaattatataaaaaaaaatacaaatatcaCAAGTGGATAAGGCCAGTGATAGAAAACTTCTTGAAGGAATGAGTGATTTTGGTGATGGGCTCATCAGTAATATAGAACTTTTTGCAGTAGATGTCGGACTGGAAAGATGCTTGGCCACGTTCTTCATTTTCATGCTCTTTATCAATCAGTAGAAAGCAATACCGCCAACCAGCTAATTGCtaagaaaaagggaaaaaaatcaTCAGGACCAGCGGAGGGCGGTGGTTGCAGAGCTTATCAGCGACCCACTTGTGCCTCAACTCAGGACTCAGCTAGATACCACCCACACCATAGTTGTACACCCTCTCACCAGACAGGAAAATGCACCAAAGCTTGAAGGATTTCCAGACCGCAAATACACTTACAGAAATAGGAAAGAACAAACACAGCAAAGCAGCCCAACCCTCAACAATGACGACCCGCTGTAAAAACAACCAAAAACAACTATTTACGCCCCATTGGAGGAGGTAGGGTCAAGGGAAGGGAGGCCTTCCCCTGCGCGGGGGGCAGGGGAAGACCGACGGTGCAATAGAGAGAAGggctaagaagaaaaaaaaagatcgAGAGAAAACTCTGGTGCAGTCGAACTAGTTATTTCACTGCTCAATTCGTTGCTTCTTTATGTTATATGTGTTTTTTAATCTTTAGGCAAAATGGAAATCTTTCCTTTTatctattagatttttttttgttcCTTTGTATGTTAGCGTTGCTTCAAATATCTATTGCAAATTGCAATGTCTGCCAAGATTTTGCATTTCAAACCTTTTTTTCCCAACTTGTCGACTTGACCATTGATTTATTGGGATAATATGACTGAATATGGTAGGTGCAGTAATCTAGTAGTTGGGCATGGCCCATGGGTGTGAGCTTGGGGATTTACATCCTAACTTACACCAACGTCTATTATGGACTGGAGACTGGAGAGGGACAGAGAATACTCCAGAGGGAAAAGGCAGAAGGGGAAAAGAGAAGAACAGCAAACAAATACATAAGAACAACAAACAAATACATAGGAATTTTGTTTTTCATGGTAAAGTAATTTTCATATGGTTACAGATGCACATAAAGTATATTTTGCACAGCATAAAACATGACAGAAAAATTTACAGTTTTACTTAAAAATCAACCCAAAGAAACCTCAAGCAATTGCCCATTCCTTAGCCTCACTTTCAATTCCATTGACTTGAGGGACAACTGAACCAACTGATATGTGGGGGTACCAAACCATACTCGCCAAGTATTGAAACTAGAAGAAGAGTCTCATCAATAATTGCAGGAAAGGATGACCCAAACTAATTAAGGCTAAAATTTCTCTTACTTGAGCTCTCCTGAGAAGTGGGTTCCCCAGAAACTCAACTAACAACAAGAAGGAGACATACAATACAAGGACTTCGACATTATTTTAAGTTGGTATGAGAAGAAGCATAGTTATTGATAAGAGCCAAGGCATTACTAGTCAGATGAGCAATTTTCAATAGGTGTCTCCTAGCAACAGTCTTCACATATCCATTCATGGACTCTCCAGCAAATCCATCCATACAGGTATCATCATCTGTTAAGGCTGCACTAACCCATGTTTGTATATTAGCCATTACTTGATAAAAATTTGATTCTCCAGCATGACCCATCTCCCCAATAGACCTTTGCAGCTCATACACTGAGTCACCAACTACCTCCACACAATCTATTATAGCTACAGTCTCTCTAAGCTTCAATCCATGGATTCTTGACATATTCTTCATCAATCTTGATGTTGATTCGGTGGCTTTAAGGGTAACGTTAAGAGCAGCGTTGGCTAGTAATTTGGGGTCGGTCTTGATTTCGCTTGCATAGATTGAGAGGGACCGGTAGCACAATCTTGGATAGGTCGTGTTGCTACATGATGTTCTGATGTATTGGGTATTTGTGTTGCTAGGTACGGGTCTAGTGGCTGAGCTAGAATTTATGTGGGTAGAGAACTGAAGAATGAGAGTAGCTATAAGCACATAGACTAAAAGTGGACCtgcttccattttctctcttaaGCAAGGAATACTGCCTGAGTATTATGAGAAGGAAGAGAGAAGCTAATTTATAGAAAATCTCAAGCTGTGGTTCCCACAAAAGGGGAGGAGATGAATAAGGCAGGAGAGATGAAAGGCTTAATCAAGATAGATTAACGATGAATAAAAACGAGTTAGGTCCTTATTTGCTGAAGAATTAAGAATTTGGACAGTGCATTGATTGGGAAGTTTTTGTATCGTTGTCTGTGCCATTACAGGAGTCAATATCAGATCCAAGAGCAGAAAATGAACAGCATTCTTGCACATAATAAAGTTCTTGCACATAATAAAGTTTACTTAAATGAACTGACACTTTATCAATTATTATGTAACCCTACCTTCCTATTAACCTAGTTATCACCTCAATCCAAATTATGATCCCAACTTTGTTTGTCTCGAACAGGCAAGCAACATTGTCTGCAATAAATAGGGATGGCAATAGGCCAAAATGAGTTTTGTCATTTTGTTCCTGTTTCACTGTGTATTGAA carries:
- the LOC110636316 gene encoding 21 kDa protein; the encoded protein is MEAGPLLVYVLIATLILQFSTHINSSSATRPVPSNTNTQYIRTSCSNTTYPRLCYRSLSIYASEIKTDPKLLANAALNVTLKATESTSRLMKNMSRIHGLKLRETVAIIDCVEVVGDSVYELQRSIGEMGHAGESNFYQVMANIQTWVSAALTDDDTCMDGFAGESMNGYVKTVARRHLLKIAHLTSNALALINNYASSHTNLK